In a genomic window of Nostoc sp. UHCC 0870:
- the purQ gene encoding phosphoribosylformylglycinamidine synthase subunit PurQ: MKFGVVVFPGSNCDRDVAYVTRDLLGQPTRMVWHQDTNIDDLDAIIVPGGFSYGDYLRCGAIARFSPVMQQVIAHAQKGKLVLGICNGFQVLTEAGLLPGILTRNRDLHFICDRVPLKIESTNSPWTQAYTTGEVITLPIAHGEGRFYADKATLSEIEDKGQVVLRYAGENPNGSLNNIAGICNRQGNVVGMMPHPERASDPVIGGDDGLKLFKGLLEKVVALA; this comes from the coding sequence ATGAAATTTGGTGTTGTAGTTTTTCCAGGTTCTAATTGCGATCGCGATGTTGCTTATGTCACCAGAGACTTGCTAGGACAGCCCACTCGCATGGTTTGGCATCAAGATACAAATATTGATGATTTGGATGCCATTATCGTCCCTGGGGGGTTTAGCTACGGTGATTATTTGCGCTGTGGTGCGATCGCCCGATTCTCGCCTGTGATGCAGCAGGTAATTGCCCACGCCCAAAAGGGTAAGTTAGTCTTGGGGATTTGTAATGGTTTTCAGGTATTAACTGAAGCCGGACTTTTGCCGGGGATACTTACCAGAAACCGAGATTTGCATTTTATCTGCGATCGCGTCCCTTTAAAAATTGAAAGCACAAATAGTCCTTGGACACAGGCTTATACCACTGGTGAAGTTATCACTTTACCAATTGCCCACGGAGAAGGACGATTTTATGCGGATAAGGCGACTTTATCTGAGATTGAAGATAAAGGGCAGGTAGTCTTACGTTATGCAGGCGAAAACCCCAATGGTTCACTAAATAACATTGCAGGGATTTGCAATCGTCAGGGTAATGTTGTCGGTATGATGCCACACCCAGAAAGAGCATCTGATCCCGTAATTGGGGGTGATGATGGGTTAAAATTGTTTAAAGGTTTGCTAGAAAAGGTAGTAGCCTTGGCGTAA